The Stieleria sp. JC731 genome has a segment encoding these proteins:
- a CDS encoding DUF58 domain-containing protein, protein MRPEVTQRIRRMELTARRVVEGFLSGMHRSPYFGQSIEFLQHRQYHPGDELRHIDWKVYARQDRLHIKQYEEETNLRLTLLVDRSASMSYGDGQTNKFDYSASIAASLAYLALRQKDACGLITFDTVMQESVPAKSNQQQLTRILSLLDQVGADGRTDLSRVARQVGQAIPRRGLIVIISDLLGVDSLVEGLRVLRSRGHDVALFHVLHDDEIEFPFNGATRFEGLESDDLLNCNPKALRDGYIAALEEFLTKTRRACGKLSIDYTQVRTSDPLDALLAKFLSHRLSLPKLRR, encoded by the coding sequence TTGCGTCCTGAAGTCACGCAGCGTATTCGCCGGATGGAACTGACCGCGCGTCGTGTGGTCGAAGGCTTTCTTTCCGGGATGCACCGCAGTCCGTACTTTGGGCAATCGATCGAGTTCCTGCAGCACCGCCAGTACCACCCCGGCGATGAACTCAGGCACATCGACTGGAAAGTGTACGCTCGGCAAGACCGTCTACACATCAAGCAATACGAAGAAGAAACGAACCTTCGTTTGACGTTGTTGGTCGATCGCAGTGCCAGCATGTCCTACGGAGACGGGCAAACAAACAAGTTTGACTATTCCGCTTCGATCGCCGCTTCGCTGGCCTACTTGGCTCTTCGACAAAAAGACGCTTGCGGACTGATCACGTTTGATACCGTGATGCAGGAAAGCGTTCCGGCAAAGAGCAACCAGCAACAACTGACCCGAATTCTATCGCTGCTCGATCAAGTCGGCGCCGACGGACGAACTGACCTTTCGCGTGTCGCTAGACAGGTCGGGCAAGCCATCCCACGTCGCGGTTTGATCGTGATCATTTCCGATCTGCTCGGTGTCGATTCGTTGGTCGAAGGCCTACGCGTGCTGCGTTCTCGAGGTCATGACGTGGCGTTGTTCCATGTGCTTCATGATGATGAAATCGAGTTCCCTTTTAACGGGGCGACACGCTTCGAAGGATTGGAAAGCGACGATCTACTCAACTGCAATCCCAAAGCTCTTCGCGATGGCTATATCGCGGCACTCGAAGAGTTCTTGACGAAGACTCGACGAGCTTGTGGAAAACTGTCGATCGATTACACCCAAGTTCGCACCAGTGATCCGCTGGATGCACTCTTGGCAAAGTTTCTTTCGCACCGACTCTCACTTCCCAAACTGCGTCGGTAA
- a CDS encoding AAA family ATPase, which yields MSVETAGNSAENEGTGQSELSAADASRLNEAKKQIGEQLSKVIVGQQEVIDEIMIGLFSRGHILLEGVPGLAKTLMISTLAQTMDLSFSRVQFTPDLMPADVTGTEIIEEDRNSGHRAFRFMEGPLFANIVLADEINRTPPKTQASLLEAMQERQVTVGRTRHPLPTPFFVLATQNPIEQEGTYPLPEAQQDRFMFKVYVKYPSFDEEFEVARRTTGTDTGTVNAVLNADEIVRLQNLVRRVPVSDHVVRFALSLVRQTRVGDDGVPDFVNDLVGWGAGPRAVQFLILGGKARALLQGRFHVSVEDIQQLAKPVLRHRMVVNFAAESDGVTSDDVIDRIVAATPTTEDELSRDARFQRIFAS from the coding sequence ATGTCGGTCGAAACAGCCGGTAACTCGGCAGAAAATGAAGGAACAGGGCAAAGCGAACTTTCTGCGGCGGACGCGTCCAGATTGAACGAAGCCAAGAAACAGATCGGCGAGCAGCTTTCGAAAGTGATCGTCGGACAGCAGGAAGTGATCGATGAGATCATGATCGGGCTATTCAGCCGAGGCCACATCTTGCTCGAAGGCGTTCCCGGCTTGGCCAAAACGCTGATGATCAGCACGTTGGCGCAAACCATGGACCTGTCATTCTCGCGGGTTCAGTTTACCCCCGACTTGATGCCGGCCGATGTGACCGGGACTGAAATCATCGAAGAAGATCGGAACTCAGGGCATCGCGCGTTCCGTTTCATGGAAGGCCCGTTGTTTGCCAACATCGTCCTGGCCGACGAAATCAACCGGACGCCTCCAAAAACACAGGCTTCACTATTAGAAGCGATGCAGGAAAGGCAGGTCACCGTCGGTAGGACTCGCCACCCATTGCCGACACCTTTCTTTGTGTTGGCGACGCAGAACCCGATCGAGCAAGAAGGAACCTATCCGCTGCCGGAAGCCCAGCAAGACCGGTTTATGTTCAAGGTGTATGTGAAGTACCCCAGCTTCGACGAAGAATTCGAAGTCGCGCGGCGTACCACCGGAACCGACACCGGGACCGTCAACGCGGTGCTTAATGCGGACGAAATCGTTCGATTGCAAAACCTTGTCCGTCGCGTTCCGGTCAGCGACCACGTCGTCCGATTTGCACTCTCGCTGGTCCGCCAAACCCGCGTCGGCGACGACGGGGTCCCCGATTTTGTCAACGACCTGGTTGGCTGGGGTGCGGGTCCGCGGGCGGTTCAGTTTTTAATTCTCGGTGGTAAGGCTCGCGCGTTACTGCAGGGGCGATTCCACGTTTCTGTCGAGGACATCCAGCAACTTGCCAAACCGGTCCTTCGTCACCGGATGGTCGTTAACTTCGCCGCCGAAAGCGACGGTGTAACCAGCGACGATGTCATCGACCGCATCGTAGCGGCGACCCCAACGACCGAAGACGAGCTATCACGTGATGCCCGATTCCAAAGAATTTTTGCGTCCTGA
- a CDS encoding sulfatase gives MIASYLHHRLWLVVGFAWLAVIQIAHVAAAPPNVLIVYTDDQAAWAVGNAVTSGQFDDVPAASTPHMDRLAQEGAVLRNFFCVTPVCSPARAAWMTGRYASEFGIDDFIPSPDHRLFDPDHEVALPPDESLTFAEVLQQNGYRTGLVGKWHLGDWTAPGHEQFHPRHHGFDYFMGLTSGGTTPSNPMLEENGKVNQFEGLTTDLLTNRALEFLDRQSSDSPFLLCVHTRAPHGAWLPVAKEDWLPYAQLDPAIPNPDYPDLNIAKVKRQMREYLASTTGVDRNLGRILDRLDERKFADNTIVIFSSDHGYNMGHNGIWHKGNGIWATNKPPQNVHQGTKVISQKYRPNLYDHSLRTPAIVRWPGVVKENTVIDQTVTSLDLWPTILEMAKVDPPSDSLHHGRSFVTLLKGNVPADWKQNMLAEYNMINYAEADLVAYRTPDYKLIRDRKNVGRDEFYDLRNDPDETRNLIDSPDAEIKDAIQRLDRQLQHALSNR, from the coding sequence TTGATAGCTTCATATTTGCATCACCGTCTGTGGCTCGTGGTCGGTTTCGCATGGCTAGCGGTCATTCAAATTGCCCATGTCGCGGCGGCACCTCCGAATGTGTTGATCGTCTATACCGACGATCAAGCCGCTTGGGCTGTCGGCAATGCAGTGACAAGCGGACAATTTGATGATGTCCCTGCCGCGTCGACTCCGCACATGGATCGCTTGGCGCAAGAAGGTGCCGTCTTGAGGAACTTTTTTTGTGTCACACCGGTTTGCAGCCCCGCCCGGGCTGCTTGGATGACGGGTCGTTATGCGAGTGAATTTGGTATCGACGACTTTATTCCCAGTCCAGATCACCGGCTGTTCGATCCCGATCATGAAGTGGCTCTCCCGCCAGACGAAAGCCTGACTTTTGCCGAGGTCTTGCAACAAAATGGCTATCGGACAGGACTGGTTGGGAAATGGCACTTGGGCGACTGGACCGCGCCGGGGCACGAACAGTTTCACCCCCGGCACCACGGGTTTGACTACTTCATGGGGCTGACCAGCGGCGGCACCACCCCAAGCAACCCAATGCTGGAAGAAAACGGCAAGGTTAATCAATTCGAAGGCCTGACCACAGATCTGCTGACCAATCGAGCGTTGGAATTCCTCGATCGCCAGTCGTCTGACTCGCCATTTCTTTTATGTGTTCACACGCGAGCACCACACGGGGCCTGGCTGCCAGTTGCCAAAGAGGACTGGTTGCCATACGCACAACTGGATCCGGCGATTCCGAACCCGGACTACCCGGATCTAAACATTGCGAAAGTAAAACGGCAGATGCGGGAATACTTGGCCAGCACCACCGGAGTGGATCGCAATCTTGGCAGGATCCTTGACCGACTGGACGAACGCAAATTTGCGGACAACACCATCGTGATCTTCAGTTCCGATCATGGATACAACATGGGACACAACGGAATCTGGCACAAAGGCAACGGCATCTGGGCAACCAACAAACCGCCGCAGAACGTGCACCAAGGCACCAAGGTGATTTCCCAAAAGTATCGACCGAATCTCTATGACCACTCCCTTCGCACACCGGCAATCGTCCGCTGGCCTGGCGTTGTCAAAGAGAATACGGTGATTGATCAGACAGTCACCAGCTTGGATCTCTGGCCAACGATTCTTGAGATGGCCAAGGTCGATCCCCCAAGTGACTCGCTGCACCACGGCCGCAGCTTTGTGACACTTCTTAAAGGCAACGTCCCTGCAGATTGGAAACAAAACATGTTGGCCGAATACAACATGATCAACTACGCCGAAGCCGATTTGGTTGCCTATCGAACGCCAGACTACAAGCTGATTCGTGATCGGAAAAACGTCGGCCGCGACGAATTCTATGACCTGCGAAACGATCCCGATGAAACGCGGAATCTAATCGACAGTCCAGACGCCGAAATCAAAGACGCGATCCAACGGCTAGATCGGCAACTGCAACATGCATTGAGCAATCGATAG
- a CDS encoding sensor histidine kinase, translating to MVLSLCLLAAAIGALVYSSWSQMSGDRALAMEIGQLADEINHAHELKRWGEGLERSYLKLDSLDKEQQKSKTDPIVFEFPDARGKAIEDVNFYFERLEFTLNNYQAWIATQSKSDVERSLLIDRTQQDVNLKSIKSLLDRTREDWDKWMNVEHGSIFMTFYSADLSERIPDLSAQINGPFESIKVAMKGFRNKVDSEHQSKRSTFWALTCISFFFMLCLAWVFWTSIVVPFRTLIKGSELIAAGHHKHKILLGTNDEIGLMAETINQITDGFNEAVENTTLAWKRAQQEVRERTREVIQNEQLASVGFLAAGVAHEINNPLGAIAWSAEALEESIDDLPEDELAQIDQDFVAELKTNLGLIQSEAFRCKGITKRLLSFSKLSDSMRAPEDLGELVRRVVGLVAKVGEYRCKTIKTHLGDEVLAYCNAQEIQQVVLNLVSNALESVDTEGKVDVFVRQEFDPLSGRTNAVVSVEDDGCGMTQEVMDHLFEPFFTRRRDNSGTGLGLSISARIVSLHHGSLTPHSEGEGCGSKMVLRLPAEAPKEVAAPTLRMPAISSPIDAAPQIDVDSEQNIEDVEKVA from the coding sequence ATGGTTTTAAGCCTGTGCCTGCTTGCGGCTGCCATCGGTGCATTGGTCTATAGCAGCTGGTCTCAAATGTCTGGCGATCGCGCTTTAGCCATGGAAATCGGCCAGCTCGCTGATGAGATCAACCATGCGCACGAACTGAAACGCTGGGGAGAAGGATTGGAGCGATCCTATCTGAAGCTTGATTCGCTGGACAAAGAGCAGCAAAAATCGAAAACCGATCCGATCGTTTTCGAATTCCCGGACGCGCGTGGGAAAGCGATCGAGGACGTGAATTTCTATTTTGAGCGATTGGAATTCACACTCAACAACTACCAGGCTTGGATCGCGACGCAATCCAAGTCCGACGTCGAAAGGTCCTTGTTGATTGATCGGACCCAGCAAGACGTGAACCTGAAAAGCATCAAATCGCTGCTCGACCGGACACGCGAAGACTGGGACAAATGGATGAACGTCGAGCACGGGTCGATCTTCATGACGTTCTATTCAGCCGACCTCTCTGAAAGGATTCCTGACCTGTCCGCTCAGATCAACGGGCCTTTTGAATCGATCAAGGTCGCGATGAAGGGTTTTCGCAACAAGGTCGACTCAGAGCATCAAAGCAAACGCAGCACCTTTTGGGCTCTGACTTGCATTTCGTTCTTCTTCATGCTGTGCCTCGCATGGGTTTTTTGGACGTCGATCGTCGTTCCGTTTCGCACTTTGATCAAAGGTTCGGAGCTGATCGCTGCAGGCCATCACAAGCACAAAATTCTTTTGGGAACGAATGACGAAATCGGGTTGATGGCCGAGACCATCAATCAGATTACTGACGGATTCAATGAGGCTGTTGAGAACACGACGCTGGCTTGGAAGCGAGCCCAACAGGAAGTACGCGAACGTACTCGGGAAGTCATCCAAAACGAACAGCTGGCGAGTGTCGGTTTTCTTGCCGCCGGTGTGGCACATGAGATCAATAACCCTCTCGGCGCGATCGCATGGAGTGCAGAGGCACTTGAAGAATCGATTGATGATCTTCCCGAAGATGAACTCGCCCAAATCGATCAAGACTTTGTCGCGGAATTAAAAACAAACCTGGGGCTGATTCAGTCCGAAGCCTTCCGGTGCAAAGGCATCACGAAACGCCTGCTGAGCTTTTCGAAGCTAAGCGATTCGATGCGAGCCCCCGAGGACCTGGGCGAATTGGTTCGACGGGTCGTCGGCTTGGTTGCCAAAGTTGGCGAATACCGGTGCAAAACCATCAAGACGCACCTTGGCGACGAAGTGCTCGCCTACTGCAACGCTCAGGAAATCCAACAAGTCGTTCTCAATTTGGTTAGCAACGCGTTGGAATCGGTTGATACCGAAGGCAAGGTTGACGTCTTTGTTCGGCAGGAATTTGATCCGCTGAGCGGTCGGACCAATGCGGTCGTCTCGGTCGAGGATGACGGCTGTGGAATGACACAGGAAGTGATGGACCATTTGTTCGAGCCGTTCTTTACTCGGCGTCGCGATAACTCGGGAACAGGGCTCGGCTTAAGTATTAGTGCGCGGATCGTTTCGCTGCATCATGGTTCGCTGACCCCCCACAGCGAAGGCGAGGGTTGTGGTTCAAAAATGGTCTTACGATTGCCAGCCGAAGCTCCTAAAGAAGTAGCTGCGCCGACACTTCGCATGCCGGCGATTTCTTCACCGATCGATGCTGCCCCACAGATCGATGTAGACTCCGAACAGAACATAGAAGATGTCGAAAAAGTCGCCTGA
- a CDS encoding sigma-54-dependent transcriptional regulator, with amino-acid sequence MHVLYADDETTLQTLMKNQLEKLGHSVVVCPDGETAVAAMEREPFDCLIVDLDMPGMKGAEVIERARVIRPDIEAVVITGKPDLQSALKAIDNHVFAFVTKPCSFKQIKSLLSQVYHRLSRSRRLAALEHRVRQTDGDGQLVGDGEAMARVRKVIEKVAPTESTVMIRGETGCGKELVARAVHAASLRAAEPMVSINCGALPENLIESELFGHVKGAFTGADNARVGLFEVADGGTIFLDEIGELPLMMQAKLLRVLETGDIRRLGSNQSKRVDVRVICATHRDLEKMVQEDQFREDLMFRINTFEVHVPALRERPEDIMPLAAHLLRRHRSDCDGNELFTEEAKTELLAHKWPGNVRELANVVEHAAILCDRLPIDAEHLPRHFSRRQLRSEIRESGPMTIREMELIAIDRAIERHSGDKKAAAEELGISVKTLYNKLNSAEEKERAA; translated from the coding sequence ATGCACGTCTTGTACGCCGATGACGAGACGACATTGCAAACGCTGATGAAGAACCAGTTGGAAAAACTGGGGCACAGTGTCGTGGTCTGTCCCGATGGCGAAACCGCTGTCGCGGCAATGGAACGCGAGCCGTTTGATTGTTTGATCGTCGACTTAGACATGCCAGGCATGAAAGGTGCCGAAGTCATCGAGCGGGCCCGTGTGATTCGCCCTGACATCGAAGCCGTCGTTATCACCGGCAAACCCGATTTGCAATCCGCACTCAAAGCGATCGACAACCATGTGTTCGCTTTTGTGACAAAGCCCTGTAGCTTCAAGCAAATCAAATCGCTGTTAAGCCAAGTCTATCACCGACTGTCTCGGTCACGACGATTGGCGGCACTTGAACATCGTGTCCGTCAAACCGATGGTGATGGCCAGCTTGTCGGTGACGGCGAAGCGATGGCCCGTGTTCGCAAAGTCATCGAAAAGGTCGCGCCAACCGAAAGCACCGTGATGATCCGCGGTGAAACCGGTTGCGGGAAAGAATTGGTCGCAAGAGCGGTTCATGCGGCAAGTCTTCGCGCTGCCGAGCCGATGGTATCGATCAACTGTGGTGCGTTGCCCGAAAACCTGATCGAAAGTGAACTGTTCGGACACGTCAAAGGTGCATTTACAGGTGCCGACAACGCTCGCGTCGGTTTGTTCGAAGTCGCCGATGGCGGAACCATCTTCTTGGACGAAATCGGCGAGCTGCCGCTCATGATGCAAGCCAAGTTGCTGCGTGTCTTAGAAACGGGCGACATTCGTCGTCTGGGAAGCAATCAATCCAAACGTGTCGACGTCCGAGTCATCTGTGCGACTCACCGTGATCTTGAAAAGATGGTGCAGGAAGATCAGTTCCGCGAGGATTTGATGTTTCGTATCAACACGTTTGAAGTCCACGTGCCGGCCCTGCGTGAACGTCCCGAGGACATCATGCCTTTAGCGGCACACTTGTTGCGTCGGCATCGTAGCGATTGTGACGGGAACGAACTGTTCACCGAAGAGGCAAAGACGGAGCTGTTGGCGCACAAGTGGCCCGGCAACGTCCGTGAGTTGGCAAATGTTGTTGAGCACGCTGCTATCCTTTGCGACCGACTGCCAATTGATGCCGAGCATTTGCCACGGCACTTCAGCCGTCGACAATTGCGAAGCGAGATTCGGGAATCGGGACCGATGACGATTCGCGAGATGGAGTTGATCGCGATCGATCGAGCCATCGAACGACATAGCGGAGATAAAAAAGCGGCTGCCGAAGAATTGGGAATCAGCGTGAAAACTCTTTACAACAAGCTGAATTCGGCGGAAGAGAAAGAGCGTGCCGCGTAA